A single genomic interval of Propionispora hippei DSM 15287 harbors:
- a CDS encoding D-alanyl-D-alanine carboxypeptidase family protein: MAVTNRLCSCLLALVLLLCPAAGATAAAVPDIKANAAILMDAKTGQVLYNKNMNKRGAPASTTKILTAILAIESGRLDEMTKVSVKSSSTPGSSMHLYPGQLISLRELVTGLLLRSGNDAAVAIAEHLAGSSEAFVDLMNQKAAALGALHSHFCNPNGLSAAGHYSTAFDLAWMSRYALSNPIFADIVNTKETTIEWLDKRGNGHDVNLRNTNKLLWMLDDADGVKTGTTGEAGPCLVSSATRGNQKLIAVVLHDHNRWYDSMQLLKYGFNAFDLYEFAQENEIVAVLPVEGGFAGEVDALVTSYAALTVAAEDFPHVTVKTDLPDKLNAPVYQGQKIGEIIFYVNDQPVKTVDIVAAQAIEERTLPRVLLNQLTAMFRLLSGWGAL, translated from the coding sequence GTTACAAACCGTCTTTGCTCCTGCCTGCTCGCTTTGGTCCTGCTCCTCTGCCCAGCAGCCGGGGCAACGGCAGCAGCAGTACCGGACATCAAGGCCAACGCCGCCATTTTAATGGATGCCAAAACAGGGCAGGTTCTCTATAACAAAAATATGAACAAACGGGGCGCCCCGGCCAGTACCACTAAAATTCTGACCGCGATTCTGGCCATCGAAAGCGGCCGGCTGGATGAAATGACCAAGGTCAGTGTTAAATCCTCGTCCACACCCGGCTCCTCCATGCACCTGTATCCCGGTCAGCTCATCTCCCTTCGCGAACTGGTAACAGGCCTATTACTCCGTTCTGGCAACGACGCAGCTGTTGCCATTGCCGAACATCTGGCCGGTTCCAGCGAGGCTTTTGTCGATCTGATGAATCAAAAGGCGGCGGCCTTAGGCGCACTGCACAGTCATTTTTGTAACCCCAATGGTCTAAGCGCCGCCGGCCATTATTCCACAGCCTTCGATCTGGCCTGGATGTCCCGTTATGCTCTAAGCAATCCTATCTTTGCCGACATTGTCAATACGAAAGAAACCACCATCGAATGGCTGGACAAACGGGGCAACGGCCATGACGTAAACTTACGCAACACCAACAAGCTGTTGTGGATGCTGGATGATGCCGACGGAGTTAAGACCGGCACGACCGGCGAAGCCGGTCCCTGTCTGGTGTCCAGTGCCACCAGGGGCAACCAGAAGCTCATTGCCGTAGTGCTCCATGATCATAACCGCTGGTACGATTCGATGCAGTTGCTCAAATACGGCTTTAACGCCTTTGATCTCTATGAATTTGCCCAGGAGAATGAAATCGTCGCCGTACTTCCCGTTGAGGGCGGTTTTGCCGGTGAGGTAGATGCGCTGGTGACATCTTATGCCGCTCTAACCGTGGCGGCTGAGGATTTTCCCCACGTAACGGTCAAAACCGACCTGCCGGACAAATTAAACGCCCCTGTATACCAGGGGCAAAAAATCGGGGAAATTATTTTTTACGTCAACGACCAACCGGTAAAAACGGTGGATATTGTCGCCGCTCAGGCGATTGAGGAACGCACGCTGCCACGGGTGCTGCTCAACCAGTTGACGGCTATGTTTCGCCTGCTATCCGGCTGGGGTGCTCTCTAG
- a CDS encoding CheR family methyltransferase, with protein MDEKDWESFKQKLNSKSGINLNDYKPAQMQRRIGNLMTRHGVHTYMDFFALIDRNPVLYKDFIDYLTINVTEFFRTPEKFSELESKVLPELLAKSPKLNIWSAGCSIGAEPYSLAMILADMTPNSRHRILASDLDVEILAKAQKGIYTSNEFKNISQSRASKHFKQENGQYVISNDIKSRVEFKRHNLLLDKFDSGFDLILCRNVVIYFTEEAKDALYRRFLAALKPGGVLFVGGTEAILNFREIGFQQYLPFFYRKPF; from the coding sequence ATGGACGAGAAAGACTGGGAGAGCTTTAAGCAAAAATTGAACAGCAAGTCGGGCATTAACCTGAACGATTATAAACCGGCTCAAATGCAGCGGCGGATTGGCAATTTGATGACCCGCCACGGCGTACATACCTATATGGATTTTTTTGCTCTCATTGACCGCAATCCGGTGCTATATAAGGATTTTATCGACTACCTGACCATCAACGTCACCGAGTTTTTCCGGACGCCGGAAAAGTTCAGCGAACTCGAGAGCAAAGTTCTGCCCGAGCTATTGGCGAAAAGCCCGAAGCTGAATATCTGGAGTGCCGGCTGCTCTATTGGGGCTGAGCCTTATTCGCTGGCGATGATTCTGGCCGATATGACGCCCAATAGCAGACACCGGATTCTGGCAAGCGATCTGGATGTGGAAATTCTGGCGAAAGCACAGAAGGGTATCTATACCAGCAATGAATTTAAGAATATTTCCCAAAGCCGGGCCAGCAAGCATTTCAAACAGGAAAATGGTCAGTATGTGATCAGCAATGACATTAAATCCCGTGTGGAGTTTAAGCGACACAATCTGCTCTTGGATAAGTTCGATTCGGGTTTTGATTTGATACTCTGCCGCAATGTGGTTATTTATTTCACGGAAGAGGCCAAGGATGCCCTGTACCGGCGGTTTTTGGCAGCCCTCAAGCCGGGCGGCGTGCTGTTTGTCGGCGGTACCGAGGCTATTTTGAATTTCCGGGAGATCGGCTTTCAGCAATACCTGCCGTTCTTCTACCGTAAGCCCTTTTAG
- a CDS encoding methyl-accepting chemotaxis protein, whose protein sequence is MKVKNMQNRLLIMLLPLVLVGLSILAGVSYYLSAGALRDSVDQTAKAVGTDYANQIQGDVRLMMAQLADLASVQRVRSGADKGQIVAAMAEAKNRLGAFDAVVFIFPDGTGINSEGNTANYGERDYFRKVKASQDAAVSDPLVSKTTGKLSVVLAVPVIYNNQLTGVLVGTVSVERLTAKIKDLTFLDSGYGQISDDSGLIIAHPKRPDLAGKLSLREKKINSELKLQQDELDDRLIQLFKAAADEGKQARGVYSFVDGVTRIAVTTPVDLPGEQRWVVTVAAPEVEATRQSAALAKAMLIISIISLLVVGSFIVLIARQLARPIAIIRDECLLLAQGDLRDREARVRTEDEIGQLAQGFRQMRDNLRALVMKIHSQSDQLAASSEQLTAGAGQSALAVNQVADSITTVAAGSSEQMTAVRETVQVVEQMSDHIQKLAEDTVTVAAQSAQAASQANDGDAAVSRAIEQMNQIEETVTGSARLVTELGERSKEIGQIVATISGIAGQTNLLALNAAIEAARAGEQGRGFAVVAEEVRKLAEQSQLATEQIAALINSIQTETDEAVTAMNNGTKEVKLGAEVVDAAGQAFREIVALINQVSGQVEGFSVAIGQLTQGSQQIVESVSQIENLSRKTAGEAQTVSAASEEQSASMEEIASSSQSLANLATELRDSVSKFQV, encoded by the coding sequence ATGAAAGTAAAAAATATGCAAAACCGATTATTGATCATGTTGTTGCCATTAGTATTGGTGGGACTGAGCATCCTGGCCGGTGTCAGTTACTATCTGTCCGCCGGTGCCTTGCGTGACAGTGTTGATCAAACTGCCAAGGCGGTAGGCACCGATTATGCCAATCAGATTCAGGGCGATGTCCGCCTGATGATGGCGCAATTGGCCGACCTGGCCAGTGTGCAGCGTGTCCGGTCAGGGGCGGACAAGGGACAGATCGTGGCGGCCATGGCTGAGGCTAAAAACCGGTTGGGGGCTTTTGATGCCGTAGTGTTCATTTTCCCGGACGGCACGGGGATTAACAGTGAAGGAAACACAGCCAATTATGGCGAGCGGGATTATTTTAGAAAGGTAAAAGCCAGCCAGGACGCGGCGGTGTCGGACCCGCTGGTCTCCAAGACAACCGGAAAACTGTCGGTGGTGCTGGCTGTACCGGTGATTTATAATAATCAGCTTACCGGTGTATTGGTGGGGACGGTTTCGGTGGAGCGGCTGACCGCCAAGATTAAGGATCTGACTTTTCTGGACTCGGGTTACGGGCAGATTAGTGACGATTCAGGACTTATTATTGCCCATCCGAAACGGCCTGATCTGGCAGGCAAGCTTAGCCTGCGGGAGAAAAAGATTAATTCTGAGTTAAAGCTGCAGCAGGATGAACTGGATGACCGGTTGATTCAACTGTTTAAGGCGGCTGCCGACGAAGGAAAACAGGCGCGTGGAGTATATTCCTTTGTGGATGGCGTGACCAGGATAGCGGTGACCACACCGGTTGATTTGCCGGGCGAGCAGCGCTGGGTGGTGACGGTAGCGGCGCCGGAGGTGGAAGCTACCCGGCAATCGGCAGCGCTGGCGAAAGCCATGCTGATCATCTCGATTATCTCGCTGCTGGTGGTTGGCTCGTTCATTGTACTCATCGCCAGGCAGTTGGCCAGACCGATTGCGATTATCCGTGATGAATGTCTCTTGCTGGCCCAGGGTGATTTGCGCGACCGGGAGGCTAGAGTCAGGACCGAGGACGAAATTGGACAGTTGGCGCAAGGGTTCCGGCAGATGCGGGATAATCTACGGGCCTTAGTGATGAAAATTCACTCTCAGTCGGATCAACTGGCCGCTTCCAGCGAGCAACTGACGGCCGGTGCCGGACAGTCGGCACTGGCGGTTAACCAGGTGGCCGATTCGATTACCACGGTGGCGGCCGGTTCGAGCGAGCAAATGACAGCGGTCCGGGAAACCGTCCAGGTGGTCGAACAAATGTCGGACCATATCCAAAAGCTGGCGGAAGATACCGTTACCGTTGCCGCCCAGTCGGCCCAGGCTGCCAGCCAGGCCAATGACGGCGACGCGGCGGTTAGCCGGGCTATTGAACAGATGAATCAAATTGAAGAGACCGTTACCGGTTCGGCCCGGCTGGTAACCGAGCTGGGTGAACGGTCAAAGGAAATCGGGCAAATTGTGGCTACCATCTCCGGTATTGCCGGGCAGACTAATTTGCTGGCGCTCAATGCCGCTATTGAGGCGGCGCGGGCCGGTGAGCAGGGCCGTGGCTTTGCCGTAGTGGCGGAAGAGGTGCGCAAACTGGCCGAGCAGTCGCAACTGGCGACCGAGCAGATTGCCGCTTTGATCAATAGCATTCAGACGGAAACGGATGAGGCTGTGACGGCGATGAATAATGGCACGAAAGAGGTCAAGCTGGGAGCTGAGGTTGTTGATGCCGCCGGTCAGGCTTTCCGGGAGATTGTTGCGCTGATCAATCAGGTTTCCGGTCAGGTGGAAGGATTCTCGGTAGCCATCGGGCAGTTGACTCAGGGCAGCCAGCAAATCGTGGAGTCGGTCAGTCAGATCGAGAACCTGAGCCGGAAGACGGCCGGCGAGGCTCAGACTGTATCGGCTGCCAGCGAGGAGCAGTCGGCTTCCATGGAGGAAATTGCTTCTTCCAGCCAGAGCCTGGCTAATCTGGCCACGGAGCTTAGGGATTCAGTCAGCAAATTCCAGGTATAG
- a CDS encoding HD-GYP domain-containing protein, with amino-acid sequence MFSNQYRVKTEELKPGMIVAQAVVSETGQVLLEQGTLLTEGFIQNLIKWQVPYAVVVMPYKIRSVQRRFFSFYEDTLRMITRTFERVRTFNEVPVAECRELVDSYIELLVNVVGVVDRLYRVKAHNEYTFQHSLNVAILSGVLGKWLGFKGQELKDIILAGLLHDVGKLLISQDILDKPGRLTDEEMRIIKTHPAHGYDLLSRCPELREEVRLAALQHHEREDGSGYPVALAGKEIHIYAKIVALADIYDAMSSQRVYRQRLRPFTVVDNILQDMQGKLDPRICITFLSNLRRFLLGSSVLLSDGNRAKIVWLNDLLRIRPVVRLDCGSVVDLAEEKQLDVVALLDDSPEA; translated from the coding sequence GTGTTTTCTAATCAATACAGAGTAAAAACGGAAGAACTGAAACCGGGGATGATTGTGGCGCAGGCGGTTGTCTCCGAGACCGGGCAGGTTTTGCTGGAACAGGGCACATTATTGACGGAGGGCTTCATCCAAAACCTCATTAAATGGCAGGTGCCTTATGCGGTAGTGGTTATGCCCTATAAAATCCGTTCTGTTCAGCGTCGCTTTTTTTCTTTTTACGAGGATACGCTGCGCATGATTACGCGGACTTTTGAACGGGTGCGGACGTTTAATGAGGTGCCTGTTGCCGAATGCCGGGAACTGGTGGACAGTTATATTGAACTGCTTGTCAACGTGGTCGGCGTGGTCGACCGGCTGTACCGGGTAAAGGCCCATAACGAGTATACCTTTCAGCATTCACTGAATGTGGCCATTTTGTCGGGCGTTTTAGGAAAGTGGCTTGGGTTTAAGGGGCAGGAGCTGAAGGATATCATTCTGGCCGGACTCCTCCATGATGTGGGTAAATTGCTGATTTCCCAGGATATACTGGATAAGCCGGGCCGACTTACTGATGAGGAGATGCGGATTATTAAAACCCATCCGGCCCATGGCTATGACCTTTTGTCAAGGTGCCCGGAGCTTCGCGAGGAGGTACGGCTGGCCGCTCTGCAGCACCATGAACGGGAGGATGGCAGCGGCTATCCGGTGGCGCTGGCGGGCAAGGAAATTCACATATATGCTAAGATTGTGGCTCTGGCCGATATTTATGATGCCATGAGTTCGCAGCGGGTATACCGGCAAAGATTACGTCCGTTTACGGTAGTGGACAATATCCTGCAGGATATGCAGGGCAAGCTGGACCCCCGAATCTGTATCACTTTCCTGTCCAACTTACGCCGCTTTCTTTTGGGTAGTTCGGTATTGTTGAGTGACGGAAACAGGGCTAAAATTGTCTGGCTTAATGATCTGCTGCGCATCAGGCCGGTAGTAAGGCTGGACTGCGGCAGTGTGGTGGATTTGGCAGAAGAGAAACAACTGGACGTTGTGGCGCTGTTGGATGACAGTCCGGAAGCGTAG